The DNA region CAAGGGGCCGGCAGGGGTTTCGGGGTCGGTCAGGTCCAGCAGGATGAGGTCAAAACCAGGTTCTGCAGCAGCGAGAAACTCGGCGCCGTCCTGGATGCGCATCGTAACCCTGGGGTCGTCCAGAGCGCCTTTGTTGATGGCTTGCAAGTGGGAGCGCGCCACCTCAACCACCTGCTCGTCCAGCTCCACCAACGTAAGGGCTTCGATGCTGGGATGCTTGAGCAACTCTTCGGCGGCGCCACCGTCTCCGCCGCCCACGATCAGTGCGCGCTTGGGATCCGGGTGGGCGATGGCGGCGGGATGGACCAGTGCCTCGTGATAGAAGAACTCGTCTGCCTCGGAAGTCATGAAGTGGCCATCCAGCCGCAAACTGCGTCCTAGTTCGGGCGACTCAAGCAGCTCCAGGCGCTGGTAAGGGGTTTGGCGCTCCAGGATACGTCGGTTGAACCGAAAGCCATACACGCTGGTGGCGTCCAGGGACTCGAGCAGCAGTTCGCCCTGGGCTCCCGGGCCGGTTTCATCGCCACGTTGCAGGCGTTCGATCTGTTCGTTTTTCGCCTGGAAGCTGCCCAGCAGTTCGCGCATCAGGCGCTCGGCCTTTGCGGAATTGTCGTCCATGAAATTACATACATAGACATCCAGCGTCACACCCGCGCGTTCGGGCCAGGTGTGGATGGCCAGATGCGATTCTGCCAGCAAAAGCATGCCGGTTACGCCGCCGGGCTGGCCTTCGTAATCAGGAAAGGTATGCCATTTCTCGGCGACCAGCGTGAGACCGGCGTCTACGGTGCGGCTACGGCAAAGGTCAGCCAATTGGGTGGCGTCGATCAATAACTTCGAGTCGCAAGCGCAGTTGTAAAGATCTGCCGTCAGATGCAGTCCTTGCATGGGAGTATGCTCCTTGGAATAAGCTTCTGCGCCAAGGCACAGCCAACTGAATGGCCACAAGCGACCGCGCGCAAGCACGGGTGTGGCATGGTAAAAGCCGCTAAGTATAGAACAATAGCACCCCTACATGCAGCTTCTTACCGCAACGCGCAGACACAGCGTGGCTCTTCAATCGTCCAGGTTGTGAACCCCGAGCTTCAAGTCGGCAAAGTCGTAGTTGGGCAGGGATGGCCGCAATTTAAGTATAAGCGCCGTGATCAGCACGGGTAGCAGAGCGGCGACCAGAAACGATTCCAGCAGGTAGACGGGCTTCTCGCCGGGAGCAGGAAACAACATCAAGCCGGCTAGCAGGCCGCAAACAGTGCTGGCCACGGCGCTACCTCCCCCATGCCGCCGGCTGAACAAGCCGAAAAATACCGGGAAGGCGGCAGCTGCGCAGAACAAGTCGGCCAACAAGAACAGATAGAGAACGCTATAGCCTTGGGCAGCAACAAGTATCACCGGGATGGCCAGTAGAAATATCAACCAGCGCGACAGCTTCATCAAGGTAGCTCTAGTCATGCCAGGCGCCAGCCGACGACCATCTACGGCGATAAGACTGGACAGCGCACTGATGGTGGTGTCGGCCGTGCTCATGACCAGCGCCAGGCCCAGCGGTATCAAAGCGATTGCCAGCCAAGCCGGTATACGGGGCATGATGACGCTGAACAGGGCCACCGAGCCGTCACCGGTGTGGCCCAGGCCAACGAAGGCCAAGCCAAATAGCCCCATCACGAAGATCACGGGTGCCGCCACCAGGCCGCCGAGCAGAAATCCGCGCCGCATGGTGGGCGTGTCGCGCGCTGCATAGACGCGTTGCCAGTTCCCCTGATGAAAGAGTCCGGTAAGCAGGATGGCCACGAAGAAAGTAAGGCCGGCCTTGACGCCTATGGGGTCCGTCAGATCAATCAGGCTGGGTGCGTGGGCCTGCAGACCAGTCAGCACAGGCTCGACGCCGCCAACGGCGCGCCAGCCTACGATCACCAGGATCAACAGCAGGGGCACGATGACCGCCATCTGTATCTTGTCGGTGAGTATGGATGCCCGCAAGCCGCCGTAGGAGGTGTAAAGCAAGGTAGAAACCATCACGATCACGGCAGTGACCCACAGCGGGACGGGCGCCAGCAGCGTGACCAGTTTGGCGATTGCTGTGAGTTCGGCCGCTAGGGTAATGAACATGTAGAACAACATGATCAGCAAGGCCAGCGCATGCATGGTTTTGCCATAGCGCAAGATCACAAACTCGGTCAAGCTGTGTCCTTGCGGAATTAAGTCGCGCATCCGCTTGCCTAGCGGGATCATCAATAGTCGGGGCGACATGGCGCCGATGGCGTAGCCGATGACCGCGCCCATGCCGCCCCAGGTCGCAGCCTGGGCCGGTGAAAACAGTATCCAGGCGCCCAGACTGCTTGCCACCAGAGTCAGCATGGTGGCTGTTGCGGTCTGACTGTTGCGCGCAACGACATAGTCTTCAAGGCTGCCGCGATCTCGCCTGGCGTACAGCATCCCGCTAACAGTGAATGCGGTGGAAAAAAGCAGCAGCCAGAATATCGTTGTAGAGCTTGCAAACATGGCGTCCCTTCTGCCGGTCGATGCCGGCGCATAAGCGAAAGCGCCGCTTGGATGACGCGGCGCGAAGTCACAAAGGGGGAAGCCAACTGGAATGATGCGTTTCCTTCCCTTCGCCGGCATGATCCGGATCAGGTTCTAAGGGTTACTGCAATGCTATGCAGAGTCTCAGCCCACATCGGGCTCCCCCAGGAACAAGTCCGAAGCATATGTCAGCGTGCTCGGGGTGTCAATGCGTCATCCCCATGCTATGGTGTTGCATTACGACACGGGGTGCCGGGGTTTGGGCCGGCTGAGATCCACACCCGTCGAACCTGCCCCAGTTAATACTGGCGAAGGGATGTCAGCCATATACGGGCTAGCGGCCATCGCGCCGTCCGCATACCTTCGCCACCTACGCAAAGGTATGCCATGAACAACAGCGCAGCGTCACTTCCTCTTGATCAGCAAGTCGTTTTCATTTCCGGCGGCGCCAGGGGCCTGGGCGAACATCTGGTGCGCGCCTTCCTGGGCGAGGGTGCACGCGTCGTGATCAATTATCTGCATAGCGCTCAGGCGGCGGAACAACTGGCCGCCCTGGCACCGCAACGGACCATCGCACTTCAGGCCGATGTCTGTCATGCGCACGCCGTTGCGGAAGCGGTAAGCGCCGCTCGCGATTACTTCGGGCTGCCGATTACCACTGTCGTCAATAATGCGCTACCGTCATTTTCCTTCAATGGTGATGCCAGGCCCCAAGCCGACACGCTATCGTGGGAAGACATCCATCAGCAAATGGAAGGCATTGTTCGCGGCGCGCTGAATACGACTCAGGCCGCGCTGCCCGGCATGCGCGAAATAGGTTTTGGACGGATCATCAATGTGGGCACCAATCTGTTTCAGAATCCCGTCGTTCCCTACCATGACTACACGGCGGCCAAGGCTGCGCTGCTGTCCCTGACGCGCACCTTGTCGCAAGATCTCGGTCCGCAGGGCATCACGGTGAACATGGTGTCGGGCGGTCTATTGCGCACGACGGATGCATCCTCGGCCACGCCTGAGGCGGTGTTCGAT from Pollutimonas thiosulfatoxidans includes:
- the speE gene encoding polyamine aminopropyltransferase — translated: MQGLHLTADLYNCACDSKLLIDATQLADLCRSRTVDAGLTLVAEKWHTFPDYEGQPGGVTGMLLLAESHLAIHTWPERAGVTLDVYVCNFMDDNSAKAERLMRELLGSFQAKNEQIERLQRGDETGPGAQGELLLESLDATSVYGFRFNRRILERQTPYQRLELLESPELGRSLRLDGHFMTSEADEFFYHEALVHPAAIAHPDPKRALIVGGGDGGAAEELLKHPSIEALTLVELDEQVVEVARSHLQAINKGALDDPRVTMRIQDGAEFLAAAEPGFDLILLDLTDPETPAGPLYTEDFFRQCQRVLAPGGALVLHLGSPFHERDQVRGMAQTLRAVFSQVHGYGVHIPLYGAYWALAVVSDQLNPLSLDPAQVQARIDARGIGDLQYYNAEVHGGLFALPNYYRALLEPA
- a CDS encoding sodium:solute symporter family protein, with the protein product MFASSTTIFWLLLFSTAFTVSGMLYARRDRGSLEDYVVARNSQTATATMLTLVASSLGAWILFSPAQAATWGGMGAVIGYAIGAMSPRLLMIPLGKRMRDLIPQGHSLTEFVILRYGKTMHALALLIMLFYMFITLAAELTAIAKLVTLLAPVPLWVTAVIVMVSTLLYTSYGGLRASILTDKIQMAVIVPLLLILVIVGWRAVGGVEPVLTGLQAHAPSLIDLTDPIGVKAGLTFFVAILLTGLFHQGNWQRVYAARDTPTMRRGFLLGGLVAAPVIFVMGLFGLAFVGLGHTGDGSVALFSVIMPRIPAWLAIALIPLGLALVMSTADTTISALSSLIAVDGRRLAPGMTRATLMKLSRWLIFLLAIPVILVAAQGYSVLYLFLLADLFCAAAAFPVFFGLFSRRHGGGSAVASTVCGLLAGLMLFPAPGEKPVYLLESFLVAALLPVLITALILKLRPSLPNYDFADLKLGVHNLDD
- a CDS encoding 3-oxoacyl-ACP reductase, translated to MNNSAASLPLDQQVVFISGGARGLGEHLVRAFLGEGARVVINYLHSAQAAEQLAALAPQRTIALQADVCHAHAVAEAVSAARDYFGLPITTVVNNALPSFSFNGDARPQADTLSWEDIHQQMEGIVRGALNTTQAALPGMREIGFGRIINVGTNLFQNPVVPYHDYTAAKAALLSLTRTLSQDLGPQGITVNMVSGGLLRTTDASSATPEAVFDLIAASTPLRKVTTPAEFADAALFFASPWSRSVTGQNLVVDGGLVKN